A DNA window from Fibrobacter sp. UWH4 contains the following coding sequences:
- a CDS encoding Rrf2 family transcriptional regulator: MRISTKGRYALRVMIDLANNGRDDYVKLQELAERQQISEKYLEGILGALVRGKLLAGARGKAGGYRLNCEPSTCSVWQILSLVETSMSPVACLDDSENSCERADICVTLPVWKELNSMIRSYLEGIKLEQFLRNVPENKGRELHGKTLKCGL; this comes from the coding sequence TTGAGAATTTCGACTAAAGGACGCTACGCGCTTCGCGTGATGATTGACCTTGCGAATAACGGCAGGGACGATTACGTGAAATTGCAGGAACTCGCCGAACGCCAGCAGATTTCCGAGAAGTATCTCGAAGGAATCCTGGGCGCATTGGTGCGTGGAAAGTTGCTTGCGGGAGCCCGCGGAAAGGCGGGTGGCTACAGGCTCAACTGCGAACCTTCGACTTGTAGCGTCTGGCAGATCCTTTCGTTGGTGGAAACCTCAATGTCTCCCGTGGCGTGCCTTGACGATTCCGAGAACTCCTGCGAACGTGCCGATATCTGTGTGACTCTTCCCGTCTGGAAAGAACTGAATTCCATGATCCGCAGCTATTTGGAAGGGATCAAGCTCGAGCAGTTCTTGCGGAATGTGCCCGAAAATAAAGGCAGGGAACTTCACGGCAAGACCCTGAAATGTGGACTTTAA
- the rsmG gene encoding 16S rRNA (guanine(527)-N(7))-methyltransferase RsmG, which translates to MASNWSKKPFSRESAQSRDGSQRQSSRNAGSRQPSRNASAAGRDFVPHLKAPRTDFPLFNGKRVTPSLAGLDKLLHYYGVELQPETLQQIWEFHQLLRANNDDQDLTRLNAFETMVERHYADCTLINAYVPKWPARMIDVGSGAGFPGIPLKIVNHSIRLTLCEPRPNRINFLNMVIEKMGLKGIDVFGHKVTSRSMTIPVDGVISRAFELMEKTLPRIANSLKVGGRVFFMKGPAVADELKTFHPEDFGYKFVGKHFYTIPNSTQERALIILERIE; encoded by the coding sequence ATGGCAAGTAACTGGTCCAAGAAACCGTTTTCAAGGGAATCCGCGCAGTCTCGCGACGGGTCTCAGCGGCAATCTTCTCGAAACGCTGGTTCCCGGCAACCTTCCCGCAATGCGTCCGCTGCAGGTCGCGACTTCGTGCCGCACCTCAAGGCGCCCCGTACCGACTTCCCGCTTTTTAACGGCAAGCGCGTTACGCCCTCGCTTGCGGGCCTCGACAAGTTGCTGCATTACTACGGTGTGGAACTGCAGCCCGAAACGCTCCAGCAGATTTGGGAATTTCATCAGTTGTTGCGCGCCAACAACGACGACCAGGACTTGACGCGCCTGAATGCTTTTGAGACGATGGTGGAACGCCATTACGCCGACTGCACGTTGATTAACGCCTATGTGCCCAAGTGGCCTGCCCGCATGATCGACGTCGGCAGCGGTGCCGGTTTCCCGGGGATTCCTCTCAAGATTGTGAATCACTCCATCCGCTTGACACTCTGCGAACCGCGCCCGAACCGCATCAACTTCCTCAACATGGTCATCGAGAAGATGGGCCTCAAGGGAATCGACGTGTTCGGCCACAAGGTGACGAGCCGCAGCATGACCATTCCGGTAGACGGGGTCATCAGCCGCGCCTTCGAACTCATGGAAAAGACGCTCCCGCGAATTGCCAATTCACTCAAGGTGGGCGGTCGCGTGTTCTTTATGAAGGGCCCCGCCGTGGCCGACGAACTCAAGACCTTCCATCCGGAAGATTTCGGCTACAAGTTTGTAGGGAAGCATTTCTACACGATTCCGAACAGCACGCAGGAACGCGCCCTCATAATTCTTGAACGCATAGAATAA
- a CDS encoding epoxyqueuosine reductase QueH — MPDQVGHDKGHPKHNYQRDLDYIIRRLERTGEVPTLLLHACCAPCSSYTIEYLSQYFKITLFYYNPNIAPDEEFRHRVEEIKRFVAEFKTKHPVTLIEGDYDPKKFYDTVRGLENEPEGGARCRKCFELRLAESAKLARELNCEYFTTTLTISPMKNAQVLNEVVQEQCDIYGIKRLPSDFKKKGGYKRSIQLSAEYNLYRQNYCGCAYSKRDAEKREESR, encoded by the coding sequence ATGCCCGACCAAGTCGGGCATGACAAAGGCCATCCTAAGCATAATTACCAGCGCGACTTGGATTATATTATCCGCAGGCTGGAACGCACCGGCGAAGTGCCAACGCTTTTGTTGCATGCCTGTTGCGCACCCTGCAGCAGCTACACCATCGAATACCTGTCGCAATACTTCAAGATCACGCTTTTCTACTACAATCCGAATATCGCGCCGGACGAAGAATTCCGTCACCGCGTCGAAGAAATCAAGCGGTTCGTCGCCGAATTCAAGACGAAGCATCCGGTCACGCTGATTGAAGGCGATTACGACCCGAAAAAATTCTACGACACCGTCCGTGGACTCGAAAATGAGCCCGAAGGGGGCGCACGCTGTCGCAAGTGTTTTGAGTTGCGCCTCGCCGAATCAGCTAAGCTCGCCCGCGAACTGAACTGCGAATACTTCACCACCACACTCACGATTAGCCCCATGAAGAACGCACAGGTGCTAAACGAGGTGGTGCAAGAGCAGTGCGATATTTACGGAATCAAGCGCCTGCCTAGCGACTTCAAGAAGAAGGGCGGCTATAAGCGTTCTATCCAACTTTCGGCGGAATACAATCTTTACCGACAGAATTACTGCGGCTGCGCGTACTCCAAGCGGGACGCGGAGAAGCGTGAAGAATCGCGCTAA
- a CDS encoding TIGR02147 family protein: MKPIAEYNDYRRYMRDYYEERKRTSYFSWREFAKRAGFSSSGYLKLVCDGKTRLRQDGALKVARAMELSGYRREYFCLLVEFCDAPDERSRIQAFSRMRALMEENGVRVLGAEAFDYYRSWVNPVVRELAPMMSGAKPSDIAKMCVPEVTAGEVRNSLELMVRANLLERCADGSYVQKNKGLTGDPALLSASMKAMQKQVMQLAADALDNVPADERDISGFTLGISENAYRRLVEEIAAFRKRVKEIVSEDEGCSRVYRLNLQLFPLSEKLRNENEDK; the protein is encoded by the coding sequence ATGAAACCGATTGCAGAGTATAACGATTACCGCCGCTATATGCGCGATTACTACGAGGAACGCAAGCGTACCTCGTATTTCTCGTGGCGGGAGTTCGCGAAACGGGCAGGCTTTTCTTCGTCGGGTTACTTGAAACTGGTTTGTGATGGCAAGACGCGTCTCCGTCAAGATGGCGCCCTTAAGGTGGCGCGAGCCATGGAGCTTTCTGGATACCGTCGGGAATATTTTTGCCTGCTGGTAGAATTCTGCGATGCTCCGGACGAACGCTCCCGTATACAGGCTTTCTCCCGGATGCGTGCTCTGATGGAGGAGAATGGGGTGCGAGTCCTGGGAGCCGAGGCGTTCGACTATTACCGCTCCTGGGTGAATCCTGTCGTGCGTGAACTTGCTCCGATGATGTCTGGGGCAAAACCCTCGGATATTGCGAAGATGTGCGTTCCTGAGGTGACGGCGGGTGAGGTCCGCAACTCGCTGGAACTGATGGTGCGTGCGAATTTGCTGGAACGGTGTGCCGACGGATCTTACGTGCAAAAGAACAAGGGACTCACGGGGGATCCCGCCTTGTTGTCGGCGTCCATGAAGGCGATGCAAAAGCAGGTGATGCAGCTGGCAGCCGATGCGCTGGATAATGTTCCCGCCGATGAACGAGATATTTCGGGCTTTACCTTGGGCATCAGCGAAAATGCCTACCGCCGCCTAGTGGAAGAAATCGCCGCATTCCGCAAACGAGTCAAGGAAATTGTTTCCGAAGACGAAGGGTGCAGCCGAGTGTACCGATTAAACCTGCAACTGTTTCCCCTAAGTGAAAAATTGAGGAATGAAAATGAAGATAAGTGA
- a CDS encoding pyridoxal phosphate-dependent aminotransferase, whose protein sequence is MKPLSNRTEHFTESVIRHMTRIANACGAINLSQGFPDFDPPKALQDRLAEVAHTGPHQYAITIGAQNFREALSKKQEHFSGLRYDPQTEMVITCGSTEAMMITMMSVCNPGDKVVIFSPFYENYTADTILSGATPIYVPLDPHDFTFDANVLEDAMKQPGVKALVLCNPSNPSGKVFTREELQIIADLAIKYDLYVITDEVYEHIVFAPHRHTYIATLPGMRERTIECSSLSKSYSITGWRLGYVLAAEPVMNNIKKIHDFTVVGAASPLQETALTALNFGDDYYAELQAHYTHMKEIFTGGLRNLGFKFTEPQGTYFVMMDISEFGYKSDDQFCIDLAQKVGVAAVPGSSFFREPVNHLIRFHFAKKDETLYDALNRLESLRKKLKL, encoded by the coding sequence ATGAAACCTTTAAGCAATCGTACGGAACATTTCACGGAATCGGTCATTCGTCACATGACGCGCATCGCGAACGCTTGCGGCGCCATCAACCTTTCGCAGGGTTTCCCGGATTTTGACCCGCCCAAGGCCTTGCAAGACCGCCTGGCCGAAGTCGCCCACACGGGTCCGCACCAGTACGCGATTACGATTGGCGCTCAGAATTTCCGCGAGGCGCTTTCCAAGAAGCAGGAGCATTTCAGCGGACTCCGTTACGACCCGCAAACCGAAATGGTCATCACTTGCGGCAGTACCGAAGCCATGATGATTACGATGATGTCGGTCTGCAATCCGGGCGACAAGGTGGTCATCTTCTCGCCGTTCTACGAAAACTACACTGCCGATACGATTCTGAGTGGGGCGACTCCGATTTACGTGCCGCTCGATCCGCACGATTTTACCTTTGACGCAAACGTTCTCGAAGATGCCATGAAACAGCCGGGCGTGAAGGCTCTGGTGCTTTGCAATCCGTCGAACCCGAGCGGAAAAGTCTTTACCCGCGAAGAACTGCAGATTATCGCCGACCTCGCCATCAAATATGATTTGTATGTAATCACCGATGAAGTCTACGAACACATCGTCTTTGCACCGCACCGTCATACTTATATTGCGACGCTCCCGGGTATGCGTGAACGCACCATCGAGTGTTCCAGTCTTTCCAAGAGCTATTCCATTACGGGCTGGCGCTTGGGCTACGTGCTCGCTGCCGAACCCGTCATGAACAACATCAAGAAAATTCATGACTTCACGGTGGTGGGGGCCGCTTCGCCGCTGCAAGAAACCGCACTCACTGCGCTTAACTTTGGCGACGATTACTACGCGGAACTGCAGGCGCATTACACGCACATGAAGGAAATTTTCACCGGCGGCCTGCGCAATCTGGGCTTCAAGTTCACCGAGCCGCAGGGCACGTACTTCGTGATGATGGATATCAGCGAATTCGGCTACAAGTCCGATGACCAGTTCTGTATCGACCTTGCGCAAAAAGTGGGCGTCGCCGCAGTACCTGGCTCCAGCTTCTTCCGCGAACCGGTGAATCACCTGATCCGCTTCCATTTCGCCAAGAAAGACGAAACCCTCTACGACGCGCTTAACCGTCTGGAAAGTCTGAGAAAGAAACTGAAATTGTAG
- a CDS encoding NUDIX hydrolase, producing the protein MEFESIEKVHQGKFITRYDIHYRTVSGKAKTYEMISRNPDITGLKDMLEKKPHAVVMIMHDCTGQKLLLCKEYRMAVGESIYNFPAGLIDPGESYEEAAARELREETGLSLMRIDEVWKPSYSAVGFSNERNVVVLGVAGGEIRPSDSELEEIQAQWFDKKQIREILKDERLSARTQTYCALWSRT; encoded by the coding sequence ATGGAATTCGAGTCGATCGAAAAGGTCCATCAGGGCAAGTTTATTACCCGTTACGACATTCATTACAGGACGGTCAGTGGCAAGGCCAAGACCTACGAGATGATTAGCCGCAATCCTGACATTACGGGACTTAAGGACATGCTCGAAAAGAAACCGCACGCCGTTGTGATGATCATGCACGACTGCACCGGTCAAAAGCTTCTGCTTTGCAAGGAATACCGCATGGCGGTGGGCGAGAGCATCTATAATTTTCCGGCGGGTCTGATTGACCCTGGAGAATCCTACGAAGAGGCGGCTGCCCGCGAGCTCCGCGAAGAGACGGGGCTTTCACTCATGCGCATCGATGAAGTGTGGAAACCCAGCTACTCGGCGGTGGGCTTCTCGAATGAGCGTAATGTGGTAGTGCTCGGCGTTGCGGGCGGCGAGATTCGCCCGAGCGATTCGGAACTTGAGGAAATTCAGGCGCAATGGTTCGACAAGAAGCAGATCCGCGAAATTCTTAAGGATGAACGCCTTTCGGCCCGCACGCAGACTTATTGCGCCTTGTGGAGCCGCACTTAA
- a CDS encoding glucokinase — protein MEIKWLNPDAKFDRLVLAGDIGGTNTNLGMVGYKDGKFTLILETDCPSKDICGLIEPIRETLRIAVESRADLKPSHICISAAGPVAANKCVMTNLPWSVDGDAITDATGIPTLVINDFMAISYGIPTLDVNDPAQIHQLAHTDGSKPAPQKTTKAVVGPGTGMGVGFLAFDGEKYIPACSEGGHSTFAPFDKDSQEFHDYMEKKLGAVPGVEPLVSGMGLRNMYEWWKETRGVPDNEAFKKIEETEPNDRPKYISRASDTDPVAAEMMRLFVKMLARFASDAATLFLPLGGFYLAGGTVQKDLRWLERDNLFMKYFEKNYNPNIRPLLNKIPVYIIKDYSISLYGAANASLNLQK, from the coding sequence ATGGAAATCAAATGGCTTAATCCCGATGCAAAGTTTGATCGCCTCGTTTTGGCAGGCGATATTGGTGGTACGAACACGAACCTCGGCATGGTCGGTTACAAGGATGGCAAGTTTACGCTGATTCTTGAAACGGATTGCCCGTCCAAGGACATTTGCGGACTGATTGAACCTATTCGCGAAACGCTCCGCATTGCCGTAGAAAGCCGCGCAGACCTCAAGCCGTCCCACATCTGCATCAGCGCCGCGGGCCCCGTGGCTGCTAACAAGTGCGTCATGACGAACCTCCCGTGGAGTGTCGATGGCGACGCCATCACCGATGCGACGGGAATCCCGACGCTCGTGATCAACGACTTCATGGCAATCAGCTACGGCATCCCGACTCTCGACGTGAATGACCCGGCCCAGATTCACCAGCTGGCTCACACCGACGGCAGCAAGCCCGCCCCGCAAAAGACGACCAAGGCAGTTGTCGGCCCGGGCACCGGCATGGGCGTCGGTTTCCTCGCTTTTGACGGCGAAAAGTACATTCCGGCCTGCTCCGAAGGCGGCCATTCCACTTTCGCTCCGTTCGACAAGGATTCCCAGGAATTCCACGACTACATGGAAAAGAAACTCGGTGCAGTTCCTGGCGTAGAACCGCTTGTGTCCGGCATGGGTCTCCGTAACATGTACGAATGGTGGAAGGAAACCCGCGGCGTTCCCGATAATGAAGCCTTCAAGAAGATTGAAGAAACCGAACCGAACGACCGTCCGAAATATATCAGCCGTGCGAGCGACACCGATCCGGTGGCCGCCGAAATGATGCGCCTGTTCGTGAAGATGCTTGCACGCTTTGCAAGCGATGCCGCCACGCTCTTCCTCCCGCTGGGCGGTTTCTATCTGGCCGGCGGTACGGTGCAGAAGGACCTGCGCTGGCTTGAACGCGACAATTTGTTCATGAAGTATTTCGAAAAGAACTACAACCCGAACATCCGTCCGCTCCTGAACAAGATCCCGGTGTACATCATCAAGGATTACAGTATCAGCCTGTACGGTGCCGCAAACGCAAGCCTGAACTTGCAGAAGTAA
- a CDS encoding PorV/PorQ family protein, which yields MRKSLLTALVLAPALSFAAGSAIITLEMPVGARQLGMGEAGAALADDPTAMYYNPAGLAFGPLADEWRMSYPVESKNAPFFTSMAARSKDGFFSKSELWAGTANGIQKFDGEQWVDYHSITLQGNAKVRDAVKVYVGTEHGLDEYVRQVKKFNDIKTADDEKHVVEVKMPWNLIVKDTITAVLYESRTEKLWVGTPKSLYRFDGKAWKNYDSELGKHRITALESQGASIWIGTEDGLFVYRNGQFEQKGKVLPSQKIRALVWSENRKELYVAVEGAGIARLIPKKSVNDKDRWSLFNQEDGIMDLSPTALAIDSSGHVWAAHNGGLSHFTLRKWEQVQFADNRVNDISVDQRGGIWIATDKGVWRHLPDYATASGRKAELERGAAEEEGSTKSEDEWVHYHSGNGLSTNKVWAVLPQGNDVWFSTANGMEQFKDADYQITAFYEKLLPILNIPDLYHLYAGMTIPLNDWGTLGFFVNFVSFGSTVASGDVDADDLVAYNSSEIVGGFSYGTRFPNDWGLGLSIKFFYSDLSSGAAAGQEEATTFGYAFDIGILKKNLLVDKLNFALVLANIGPSVYYVDKTIEDPIPLTWRLGLSYELLSLADYKWTIVADYNREVVYDDDKGNPEPFYISCWKSIANPERGGDGLEAAKNSLMQGVFNVGTEFVYANTIALRAGYLYDQTGKRNEVDLGFGFMLSDVLQFDFATIKDVGDNDGVRDGQMRFGMLFKF from the coding sequence TTGCGTAAATCGTTACTTACTGCACTCGTTTTAGCGCCCGCGCTGTCCTTTGCGGCAGGCTCTGCCATCATCACGCTCGAAATGCCCGTCGGCGCACGCCAGCTGGGCATGGGCGAAGCAGGTGCCGCCCTCGCCGACGACCCGACAGCCATGTACTACAACCCTGCCGGTCTCGCCTTCGGCCCCCTGGCCGACGAATGGCGCATGAGCTACCCTGTCGAATCCAAGAACGCCCCCTTCTTCACGAGCATGGCGGCACGTTCCAAGGACGGTTTCTTCAGCAAGAGCGAACTTTGGGCAGGTACCGCCAACGGTATCCAGAAATTTGACGGCGAACAGTGGGTTGACTATCACTCCATCACGCTGCAGGGCAACGCCAAGGTCCGCGACGCAGTCAAGGTCTACGTAGGCACTGAACACGGACTTGACGAATATGTTCGCCAGGTAAAGAAATTCAATGATATCAAGACGGCCGACGACGAAAAACACGTAGTCGAAGTCAAGATGCCCTGGAACCTGATCGTGAAGGACACCATCACGGCGGTTCTCTACGAAAGCCGTACAGAGAAGCTCTGGGTTGGTACTCCCAAGTCGCTGTACCGCTTTGACGGCAAGGCCTGGAAAAACTACGACAGCGAACTCGGCAAGCACCGCATTACCGCACTCGAAAGCCAGGGTGCCTCGATCTGGATCGGAACCGAAGACGGCCTGTTCGTCTACCGCAACGGCCAATTCGAACAGAAAGGTAAAGTGCTCCCCAGCCAAAAGATCCGCGCACTGGTCTGGTCCGAAAACCGCAAGGAACTTTACGTGGCAGTCGAAGGCGCGGGCATCGCAAGGCTCATTCCCAAGAAGAGCGTGAACGACAAGGACCGCTGGAGCCTGTTCAACCAGGAAGACGGCATCATGGACCTCTCCCCGACCGCGCTCGCCATCGACAGCTCGGGACATGTATGGGCGGCCCACAACGGAGGCCTCTCGCACTTTACACTGCGCAAATGGGAACAGGTGCAGTTCGCCGACAACAGGGTGAACGACATTTCCGTGGACCAGCGCGGCGGTATCTGGATCGCAACCGACAAGGGTGTCTGGCGCCACCTGCCCGACTACGCCACCGCAAGCGGCCGCAAGGCGGAACTTGAGCGCGGCGCCGCCGAAGAAGAAGGCTCCACCAAGAGCGAAGACGAATGGGTTCATTACCACAGCGGCAACGGCCTTTCGACCAACAAGGTATGGGCAGTGCTCCCGCAGGGCAACGACGTGTGGTTCAGCACCGCGAACGGCATGGAACAGTTCAAGGACGCCGACTACCAGATTACGGCCTTCTACGAAAAGCTCCTCCCGATCCTGAACATTCCCGACTTGTACCACCTTTACGCTGGCATGACCATTCCACTGAACGACTGGGGTACGCTAGGTTTCTTCGTGAACTTCGTGAGCTTCGGTTCTACGGTCGCCTCGGGTGACGTGGACGCCGACGACCTCGTAGCCTACAACAGCTCCGAAATCGTGGGCGGCTTCAGCTACGGTACGCGCTTCCCGAACGACTGGGGTCTCGGTCTTTCTATCAAGTTCTTCTACTCCGACCTGAGCTCCGGCGCCGCCGCCGGGCAAGAAGAAGCGACCACCTTCGGTTACGCCTTCGACATCGGTATTTTGAAGAAGAACCTTCTTGTAGACAAATTAAACTTCGCCCTCGTCCTCGCGAACATCGGTCCGAGCGTCTACTACGTGGACAAGACCATCGAAGACCCGATTCCCCTGACATGGCGTCTAGGCCTCTCTTACGAGCTGCTGAGCCTCGCCGACTACAAGTGGACTATCGTCGCCGATTACAACCGCGAAGTCGTGTATGACGACGACAAGGGCAACCCCGAGCCGTTCTACATTTCTTGCTGGAAATCCATCGCCAACCCGGAACGCGGCGGCGACGGATTAGAGGCAGCCAAGAATTCCCTGATGCAGGGCGTTTTCAACGTGGGTACAGAATTCGTATACGCGAACACGATCGCCCTCCGCGCCGGTTACCTGTACGACCAGACCGGAAAGCGCAACGAAGTGGACCTCGGTTTCGGCTTTATGCTTTCCGACGTATTGCAGTTCGACTTCGCCACCATCAAGGACGTAGGCGACAACGACGGCGTTCGCGACGGTCAGATGCGCTTTGGCATGCTATTCAAGTTCTAG
- a CDS encoding FKBP-type peptidyl-prolyl cis-trans isomerase: protein MSKLKIFLVLLMCSACFAIPFKVETVREGSGDSIRAGQLIRVHYKSYVYLDSVRILAEKARLADSLRIADSLRLANDFNSDQVAGVTKVGTTALLDKSAKSKKKKSKEESKAPVDTVAQVPAVDSAAAPMTFVDSIAPASSDSRFKLFSESYPGGEPLEFTLGVGLVIQGWEKGLVGMKPGEIRKLYVPYQMGYGENSLEGVPEYSDLFFIVELVSADPPMEPDVFPKNVEGLKWREAAKGLKIYDEKVGGGKPAVVGSVLKTHYTGWLLSGRKFGSSKDMGKPLQVVMGAGKMIKGWEVGLEGMREGGVRWFRVSPAMGYGATAYSMIPSNSTLVFRVELVSSEVDEAVVANMDFFPDTTALTFENGPEGLRYAVIKQGEGEPAQKGNVAKVHYTGWLTNGYKFDSSRDRGQAFAFTLGAGRVIRGWELGVQGMLPGEKRILVVPPGLGYGARGAGPIPGGSTLIFAVEYLGE, encoded by the coding sequence ATGTCGAAATTGAAGATTTTTCTTGTGTTGCTGATGTGCAGTGCCTGTTTTGCCATTCCTTTCAAGGTCGAGACGGTCAGGGAAGGCTCTGGGGACTCCATTCGGGCAGGACAGCTTATTAGGGTGCATTACAAGAGCTACGTGTATCTGGACAGCGTGAGGATCTTGGCCGAAAAGGCCCGGCTGGCGGATTCCCTGCGGATTGCCGACTCCCTCCGCCTTGCGAACGACTTTAATTCCGACCAAGTTGCCGGTGTGACAAAAGTTGGCACGACCGCATTGTTGGACAAGTCCGCGAAATCCAAGAAGAAAAAGTCGAAGGAAGAATCAAAGGCTCCTGTAGATACCGTGGCTCAGGTCCCGGCGGTGGATTCTGCTGCCGCCCCGATGACCTTTGTGGATTCGATTGCTCCCGCTTCTTCGGACAGCCGTTTCAAGCTTTTCTCGGAATCATACCCCGGTGGTGAACCTCTTGAATTTACGCTCGGCGTGGGCCTTGTGATCCAGGGCTGGGAAAAGGGCCTTGTGGGCATGAAACCCGGCGAAATCCGCAAGCTCTATGTGCCCTACCAGATGGGCTACGGCGAAAACTCGCTCGAGGGCGTTCCCGAATATTCTGACCTGTTCTTTATCGTGGAACTGGTGAGTGCCGATCCGCCGATGGAACCTGACGTGTTTCCCAAGAATGTCGAGGGCCTCAAGTGGCGCGAAGCGGCCAAGGGCCTCAAGATTTACGACGAGAAGGTCGGTGGCGGAAAACCCGCTGTGGTGGGTTCCGTGCTCAAGACGCATTACACGGGTTGGCTCCTTTCCGGCCGCAAGTTCGGTTCTTCCAAGGATATGGGCAAGCCGCTCCAGGTCGTAATGGGTGCCGGCAAGATGATCAAGGGCTGGGAAGTCGGTCTCGAGGGCATGCGCGAAGGCGGAGTCCGCTGGTTCCGCGTATCGCCTGCCATGGGTTACGGTGCGACGGCCTACTCGATGATTCCCTCGAATTCCACCCTGGTTTTCCGCGTGGAACTGGTGAGTTCCGAAGTGGACGAGGCTGTTGTCGCGAATATGGATTTCTTCCCAGATACCACGGCGCTCACGTTTGAAAACGGCCCCGAAGGTCTCCGCTATGCGGTTATCAAACAGGGCGAAGGTGAACCCGCACAGAAGGGTAACGTGGCGAAGGTGCATTACACCGGCTGGCTCACGAACGGTTACAAGTTCGACAGTTCCCGCGATCGTGGGCAGGCTTTCGCCTTTACGCTTGGAGCAGGTCGCGTGATCCGCGGCTGGGAACTCGGTGTGCAGGGGATGCTTCCCGGTGAAAAGAGAATCCTGGTGGTCCCGCCCGGACTCGGCTACGGTGCCCGCGGTGCAGGCCCGATTCCTGGTGGCTCGACGCTGATTTTCGCTGTTGAATATCTAGGAGAATAG